In Desulfocurvus vexinensis DSM 17965, a single window of DNA contains:
- the coxB gene encoding cytochrome c oxidase subunit II yields the protein MFEHIFSAASEVDRAFLFILAFAVGALVLVTALMLYFSWRYHHTRNPEAVEIPGSLTLELLWTIIPSVIVMAMFWFGWTSFKAMRTVPEGAMEVAVEARMWSWSFTYPGGKRSAVLVAPVGADVKLAMTSRDVIHSFYVPALRIKMDTVPGLTTTAWFNASAPGEFDILCAEYCGLKHANMITTLRVVPAGEFEQWLAGADGAGTRARELFETYGCTGCHDLAGADGLGPALDALGGRMVDVLLPGGGRAQVLSDADYLRRAVLDPGAEVVAGYEPMMPPYQDQIPEADLEAMVQWMLTGDPAGPPPGRELAEAEGCMSCHSTDGSYIAGPSFRGLAGAVRRVQDGSGAVREVVADDAYLAESILAPGALVVEGEAPIMPAYDALDAEQVGLLVDYIKSLGPQDGAQAGAGQ from the coding sequence ATGTTCGAGCACATCTTCAGCGCCGCCAGCGAGGTGGACCGGGCCTTCCTGTTCATCCTGGCCTTCGCCGTGGGCGCGCTGGTGCTGGTGACGGCGCTGATGCTCTACTTCTCGTGGCGCTACCACCACACCCGCAACCCCGAGGCCGTGGAGATTCCCGGCAGCCTGACCCTGGAGCTGCTGTGGACCATCATCCCCTCGGTCATCGTCATGGCCATGTTCTGGTTCGGCTGGACGAGCTTCAAGGCCATGCGCACCGTGCCCGAAGGCGCCATGGAGGTGGCCGTGGAGGCGCGCATGTGGTCGTGGTCGTTCACCTACCCGGGGGGCAAGCGCTCGGCGGTGCTGGTGGCCCCGGTGGGCGCCGACGTGAAGCTGGCCATGACCTCGCGCGACGTGATCCACAGTTTCTACGTGCCCGCCCTGCGCATCAAGATGGACACCGTGCCGGGGCTGACCACCACGGCCTGGTTCAACGCCAGCGCCCCGGGCGAGTTCGACATCCTGTGCGCCGAATACTGCGGCCTCAAGCACGCCAACATGATCACCACCCTGCGCGTGGTGCCCGCCGGGGAATTCGAGCAGTGGCTGGCGGGGGCCGACGGCGCGGGCACCCGGGCCCGGGAGCTGTTCGAAACCTACGGCTGCACCGGCTGCCACGACCTGGCCGGGGCCGATGGCCTGGGCCCGGCCCTGGATGCCCTGGGCGGGCGCATGGTGGACGTGCTGCTGCCCGGCGGCGGGCGTGCGCAGGTGCTTTCCGACGCCGACTACCTGCGCCGCGCCGTGCTCGACCCCGGGGCCGAGGTCGTGGCGGGCTACGAGCCGATGATGCCGCCGTATCAGGACCAGATTCCCGAAGCAGACCTGGAGGCCATGGTCCAGTGGATGCTCACCGGCGACCCCGCCGGGCCGCCCCCGGGGCGCGAGCTGGCCGAGGCCGAGGGCTGCATGTCCTGCCATTCCACCGACGGCTCGTACATCGCCGGGCCGAGCTTCCGGGGGCTGGCCGGGGCCGTGCGCCGGGTCCAGGACGGCTCCGGCGCCGTGCGCGAGGTCGTGGCCGACGACGCCTATCTGGCCGAGTCCATCCTGGCGCCCGGGGCGCTGGTGGTGGAGGGCGAGGCGCCGATCATGCCCGCATACGACGCCCTGGACGCGGAGCAGGTGGGCCTGCTGGTGGACTACATCAAGAGCCTGGGCCCGCAGGACGGCGCCCAGGCCGGGGCCGGGCAATGA
- a CDS encoding UbiA family prenyltransferase — protein sequence MTGADLLVLGRPGVSLAVGGAALCGALLAGGASAPGAACAVAGSVLLCAGCSALNQVQERGRDARMARTASRPLPAGRVTPGAALAVAAALGAAGLGCFALGGGTLLAGLGLAVVALYNGLYTPLKPVTATALLVGALAGALPPLCGWIGAGGAAWGAQASLIWAVTGMVYLWQVPHFWLLAWRRRAEYHRAGFALPFAALPQRSRGPVLALWTGAYCVGLCLAVGLALAAGAGGAAPGALLAAGLAVAVAAAAPVRGARSLLAVNGSMLLALAGTLLAAWPF from the coding sequence ATGACCGGGGCCGACCTGCTGGTCCTGGGCCGCCCGGGGGTGAGCCTGGCCGTGGGCGGGGCCGCGCTGTGCGGGGCGCTGCTGGCGGGCGGGGCGTCCGCCCCGGGGGCGGCCTGCGCCGTGGCGGGCAGCGTGCTGCTGTGCGCGGGCTGCTCGGCCCTGAACCAGGTCCAGGAGCGCGGGCGCGACGCGCGCATGGCGCGCACGGCCAGCCGGCCCCTGCCCGCCGGGCGCGTGACCCCGGGGGCGGCCCTGGCCGTGGCCGCGGCCCTGGGCGCGGCGGGGCTGGGATGCTTCGCCCTGGGCGGCGGGACGCTGCTGGCCGGGCTGGGGCTGGCCGTGGTCGCGCTCTACAACGGCCTGTACACGCCGCTCAAGCCCGTGACGGCCACGGCGCTGCTGGTGGGCGCCCTGGCCGGGGCCCTGCCGCCGCTGTGCGGCTGGATCGGGGCCGGGGGCGCGGCCTGGGGGGCGCAGGCGTCGCTCATCTGGGCCGTGACGGGCATGGTCTACCTGTGGCAGGTGCCGCATTTCTGGTTGCTTGCGTGGCGGCGGCGGGCGGAGTATCACCGGGCGGGCTTCGCGCTGCCCTTCGCTGCGCTGCCCCAGCGCTCGCGCGGGCCGGTGCTGGCCCTGTGGACGGGCGCCTACTGCGTGGGCCTGTGCCTGGCCGTGGGCCTGGCCCTGGCGGCGGGGGCCGGGGGGGCCGCCCCCGGAGCGCTGCTGGCCGCCGGGCTGGCCGTGGCCGTGGCCGCCGCCGCGCCCGTGCGCGGGGCCCGCTCCCTGCTGGCCGTCAACGGCTCCATGCTGCTGGCCCTGGCCGGAACGCTGCTGGCCGCTTGGCCCTTCTGA
- a CDS encoding DUF4079 domain-containing protein, which yields MTMLWIHPLVQLTMTLLALWVMEMGVRRFLFVHLGRRAVLFPWKRHVLWGKVVLVGWLAGLVIGVAAMRLSFGTWGITGAHYTVSAVMAALIGTGYASGHLLDRVKKRRKYLHVFHGLNNAALLALALYQGWTGWALVGMFLLPQG from the coding sequence GTGACCATGCTCTGGATCCATCCCCTCGTGCAGCTGACGATGACGCTCCTGGCCCTGTGGGTCATGGAGATGGGCGTGCGGCGGTTCCTGTTCGTCCACCTGGGGCGGCGCGCGGTGCTCTTCCCCTGGAAGCGCCATGTGTTGTGGGGCAAGGTGGTGCTGGTGGGCTGGCTGGCCGGGCTGGTCATCGGCGTGGCCGCTATGCGCCTGTCCTTCGGCACCTGGGGCATCACCGGGGCGCACTACACCGTCAGCGCGGTCATGGCCGCCCTCATCGGCACGGGCTACGCCAGCGGCCACCTGCTGGACCGCGTCAAGAAGCGCCGCAAATACCTGCACGTCTTCCACGGGCTGAACAACGCCGCGCTGCTGGCCCTGGCCCTGTACCAGGGCTGGACGGGCTGGGCCCTGGTGGGCATGTTCCTGCTGCCCCAGGGCTAG
- a CDS encoding DUF2318 domain-containing protein gives MRNRIPVPGGLTFAVLALALVLGAAPARAFFGLGSRHTAVTPQGDAVLLPLAGVADGKAHFFELRDAGKAVRFFVVQSADGVVRAAFDACDVCYHARKGYVQDGEQMVCVNCSQRFHVARINEVQGGCNPAPLERTVDGDTLRIPLAALRAGAGYF, from the coding sequence ATGCGCAACAGGATTCCCGTCCCCGGCGGACTGACCTTCGCGGTGCTGGCCCTGGCCCTGGTGCTGGGCGCGGCGCCCGCCCGGGCCTTCTTCGGCCTGGGCTCCCGGCATACTGCGGTCACGCCCCAGGGCGACGCCGTGCTCCTCCCCCTGGCCGGGGTCGCGGACGGCAAGGCCCATTTCTTCGAGCTGCGCGACGCAGGCAAGGCCGTGCGCTTTTTCGTGGTCCAGAGCGCCGACGGCGTGGTCCGCGCGGCCTTCGACGCCTGCGACGTGTGCTACCACGCCCGCAAGGGCTACGTGCAGGACGGCGAGCAGATGGTCTGCGTGAACTGCTCGCAGCGCTTCCACGTCGCGCGCATCAACGAGGTCCAGGGCGGCTGCAACCCCGCGCCCCTGGAGCGCACCGTGGACGGCGACACCCTGCGCATCCCCCTGGCCGCCCTGCGTGCGGGCGCGGGCTACTTCTAG
- a CDS encoding ABC transporter permease has translation MNILTIALRSGRRRWLRTLLLLAVFTLGVTSIVALGHVSRVVGDSLEKKLTAFGANILVSPRSETLSVSYGGLSLGDMLVEVRLLDEADVLARVAGIRNAANVAAVAPKLVAMRELEGVAVGLVGVRFDKERAMKGHWAVDGAWPEGPGQVLLGARVAARLGLGPGDAVTGLGAPATVAGVLRPTGDDDDGVVLADLGFVQDLTGRPGAVSFVEVAALCAGCPIEDLVAQLGAAIPGVEVKALRSVVEQRMMSVHFVQRLILAVSVVILLTACAMIGLSMLSAVNERRREIGLLRSLGYSRGAVFTLFSAEALFLGLAAGLAGFLAGYALSFKVVAVLHIADVAELAFAPLALAATVAFMAGVSVVSAAVPAWKASRVEPSEALVSL, from the coding sequence GTGAACATCCTGACCATCGCCCTGCGCAGCGGGCGGCGCCGCTGGCTGCGCACGCTGCTGCTGCTGGCGGTCTTCACCCTGGGCGTGACGAGCATCGTGGCCCTGGGCCATGTCTCGCGCGTGGTGGGCGACAGCCTGGAGAAGAAGCTCACGGCCTTCGGGGCCAATATCCTGGTCTCCCCGCGCTCGGAAACCCTCTCGGTGAGCTACGGCGGCCTGAGCCTGGGCGACATGCTCGTGGAGGTGCGCCTGCTTGACGAGGCCGACGTGCTGGCCCGGGTGGCGGGCATCCGCAACGCCGCCAACGTGGCCGCCGTGGCGCCCAAGCTGGTGGCCATGCGCGAGCTGGAGGGCGTGGCCGTGGGGCTGGTGGGCGTGCGCTTCGACAAGGAGCGCGCCATGAAGGGCCACTGGGCCGTGGACGGCGCGTGGCCCGAGGGCCCCGGGCAGGTGCTGCTGGGCGCGCGGGTGGCCGCGCGCCTGGGCCTGGGCCCGGGCGACGCCGTGACGGGCCTGGGCGCCCCGGCCACCGTGGCGGGCGTGCTGCGCCCCACGGGCGACGACGACGACGGCGTCGTCCTGGCCGATCTGGGCTTCGTGCAGGATCTGACCGGGCGGCCCGGGGCCGTGAGCTTCGTGGAGGTCGCCGCGCTGTGCGCCGGGTGCCCCATCGAGGACCTCGTGGCCCAGCTGGGCGCGGCCATCCCCGGGGTGGAGGTCAAGGCCCTGCGCAGCGTGGTGGAGCAGCGCATGATGTCGGTGCATTTCGTGCAGCGGCTGATCCTGGCCGTGAGCGTGGTCATCCTGCTCACCGCCTGCGCCATGATCGGGCTGTCCATGCTTTCGGCGGTCAACGAGCGGCGCCGCGAGATCGGGCTGTTGCGCTCCCTGGGCTACTCGCGCGGGGCGGTCTTCACCCTGTTCAGCGCCGAGGCGCTGTTTTTGGGGCTGGCGGCGGGGCTGGCCGGGTTCCTGGCGGGCTACGCCCTGAGCTTCAAGGTCGTGGCCGTGTTGCACATCGCCGACGTGGCCGAGCTGGCCTTCGCGCCCCTGGCCCTGGCCGCCACGGTGGCCTTCATGGCCGGGGTGTCCGTGGTTTCGGCGGCTGTTCCGGCCTGGAAGGCCTCGCGCGTGGAGCCTTCCGAAGCCCTGGTTTCCCTGTAA
- a CDS encoding ABC transporter ATP-binding protein, producing MLTARGITKTYRSGGAPAPALAGADLDVAPGEFVAIVGRSGSGKSTFLSILSTLLAPDGGSLTLDGRDLTALPEAGLNALRRRDFAMVFQQHHLLPYLTARENVLLPFMGSLAPVPRAVRDFAGECLERVGLGGKGGRLPGQLSGGEQQRVAIARALVKRSRVLFADEPTGSLDKATAEGVIGLLRGLSAEGLAVVMVTHDAGYAERADRVVAMADGRTAPAPATP from the coding sequence ATGCTCACGGCACGCGGCATCACCAAGACCTACCGCTCGGGCGGCGCGCCCGCCCCGGCCCTGGCCGGGGCGGACCTGGACGTGGCCCCGGGCGAGTTCGTGGCCATCGTGGGCCGCTCGGGTTCGGGCAAGTCCACGTTTTTGTCCATCCTCTCCACCCTGCTGGCGCCCGACGGCGGCAGCCTGACCCTGGACGGGCGCGACCTGACGGCCCTGCCCGAGGCCGGGCTGAACGCCCTGCGCAGGCGCGACTTCGCCATGGTCTTCCAGCAGCACCACCTCTTGCCCTACCTCACGGCCCGCGAGAACGTGCTCTTGCCCTTCATGGGCAGTCTGGCCCCGGTGCCGCGCGCGGTGCGTGATTTCGCGGGCGAGTGCCTGGAGCGCGTGGGCCTGGGCGGCAAGGGCGGGCGGCTGCCCGGGCAGCTCTCGGGCGGCGAGCAGCAGCGCGTGGCCATCGCCCGGGCCCTGGTCAAGCGCTCGCGGGTGCTCTTTGCCGACGAGCCCACCGGCAGCCTGGACAAGGCCACCGCCGAGGGCGTCATCGGCCTGTTGCGCGGTCTGTCCGCCGAAGGGTTGGCCGTGGTCATGGTCACCCACGACGCCGGGTATGCGGAGCGCGCCGACCGCGTTGTGGCCATGGCCGACGGGCGCACCGCCCCGGCCCCGGCCACGCCCTGA
- a CDS encoding adenosine-specific kinase codes for MELSTVAVHNPDALNMILGQSHFIKTVEDIHEAVVGTVPGARFGLAFCEASDKCLIRLTGTDDACVALARRNAEAIGCGHSFILFMRDMFPINIVNAVQAVPEVVRLFCATANPVQVVVAATEQGRGILGVIDGFAPKGVEGPEDVERRKGFLRMIGYKL; via the coding sequence ATGGAACTGAGCACTGTCGCCGTCCACAACCCCGACGCCCTGAACATGATCCTGGGCCAGTCCCATTTCATCAAGACCGTGGAGGACATCCACGAGGCCGTGGTGGGCACCGTGCCCGGCGCGCGCTTCGGCCTGGCCTTTTGCGAGGCCTCGGACAAATGCCTGATCCGCCTGACGGGCACCGACGATGCGTGCGTGGCCCTGGCCCGGCGCAACGCCGAGGCCATCGGCTGCGGGCACAGCTTCATCCTGTTCATGCGCGACATGTTCCCCATCAATATCGTCAACGCCGTGCAGGCCGTGCCCGAGGTGGTGCGCCTGTTCTGCGCCACGGCCAACCCCGTGCAGGTGGTCGTCGCCGCCACCGAGCAGGGCCGGGGCATCCTCGGGGTCATCGACGGTTTCGCGCCCAAGGGGGTCGAGGGGCCCGAGGACGTGGAGCGGCGCAAGGGCTTCTTGCGCATGATCGGCTACAAGCTCTAG
- the fusA gene encoding elongation factor G: protein MSDALKNQRTYALVGHGGCGKTSVAEMLLFQAGVINRLGRIEEGTTTLDTEPEEIKRRGSIQPAFASYPWKKATHFLIDTPGDTNFTGDIAYSLTAADGVVFVVDAVDGAKPLTKKLWDEVRASGRPAMAFVNKMDRDRADFEMAFSSLTAVLGIRPVLLYMPIGEKDAFKGVVDVLGNKALFFEDGGKLREGAVPGDMAADVDSLRETMIENIAESDETLMEKYLEEGELSPEEISQGLRSGVLSGGLVPVACGSALENKGASFILDIVQELFPSALDRGAWLGEDGAERASAAEAPVSAFVFKTLADPFAGQLSVIRVLSGVLSPDSTLHNSTKGDKERVGQLLVLCGKEQKPLKGEAGPGAILALAKLKLTATGDTLSDPKEPFTLAKPGLPPALISYALAPEEKGEEDKVYSAVNKLLEEDVCLHLTRDAETGDILLSGSGQLHIEISVEKARRRYKVGIALKTPKIPYRETFKGKADVQGRHKKQSGGRGQFGDCFIRLEPLPRGTGYEYVDAIVGGSIPRQYIPAVDKGVQEAAARGVLAGYPVVDFRVTCYDGSYHAVDSSEMAFKIAGSIAFKKAAEVAKPVLLEPIVQVSVFVPDAFMGDVIGDLSSRRGKVLGSDSKVGITEVKAHVPMAEVLQYAPDLRSMTGGQGTFTMEFDHYEEAPPQVAEKVIAESRKDQE, encoded by the coding sequence ATGTCGGATGCGCTGAAGAACCAGAGGACCTACGCCCTCGTCGGACACGGCGGCTGCGGCAAGACTTCCGTTGCCGAGATGCTGCTCTTCCAGGCTGGCGTCATCAACCGCCTGGGCAGGATCGAGGAGGGCACCACCACCCTGGATACCGAACCCGAGGAGATCAAGCGCCGCGGGTCCATCCAGCCCGCCTTTGCCAGCTACCCCTGGAAGAAGGCCACCCACTTCCTGATCGACACTCCCGGAGACACCAACTTCACCGGCGACATCGCCTACTCCCTGACCGCGGCGGACGGCGTGGTCTTCGTCGTGGACGCCGTGGACGGCGCCAAGCCCCTGACCAAGAAGCTCTGGGACGAGGTGCGCGCCTCGGGCCGCCCGGCCATGGCCTTCGTCAACAAGATGGACCGCGACCGGGCCGACTTCGAGATGGCCTTCTCGTCGCTGACCGCCGTGCTGGGCATCCGCCCCGTGCTGCTGTACATGCCCATCGGCGAGAAGGACGCCTTCAAGGGCGTGGTGGACGTTCTGGGCAACAAGGCCCTGTTCTTCGAGGACGGCGGCAAGCTGCGCGAGGGCGCCGTGCCCGGCGACATGGCCGCCGACGTGGACTCCCTGCGCGAGACCATGATCGAGAACATCGCCGAGAGCGACGAAACGCTCATGGAGAAGTATCTCGAAGAGGGCGAACTGAGCCCCGAGGAGATCAGCCAGGGCCTGCGCTCGGGCGTGCTCTCGGGCGGGCTGGTGCCCGTGGCCTGCGGCTCGGCCCTGGAGAACAAGGGCGCCAGCTTCATCCTGGACATCGTGCAGGAGCTGTTCCCCAGCGCCCTGGACCGCGGGGCCTGGCTGGGCGAGGACGGCGCCGAGCGCGCCAGCGCCGCCGAGGCGCCCGTGTCCGCCTTCGTCTTCAAGACCCTGGCCGACCCCTTCGCCGGGCAGCTCTCGGTCATCCGCGTGCTCTCGGGCGTGCTGTCCCCCGACAGCACGCTGCACAACTCCACCAAGGGCGACAAGGAGCGCGTGGGCCAGCTGCTGGTGCTGTGCGGCAAGGAGCAGAAGCCCCTGAAGGGCGAGGCCGGGCCCGGGGCCATCCTGGCCCTGGCCAAGCTGAAGCTCACCGCCACCGGCGACACCCTCTCCGACCCCAAGGAGCCCTTCACCCTGGCCAAGCCGGGCCTGCCCCCGGCGCTGATCTCCTACGCCCTGGCCCCCGAGGAGAAGGGCGAGGAGGACAAGGTCTACTCCGCGGTGAACAAGCTGCTGGAAGAGGACGTGTGCCTGCACCTGACCCGCGACGCCGAGACCGGCGACATCCTGCTCTCGGGCTCGGGCCAGCTGCACATCGAGATCAGCGTCGAGAAGGCCCGGCGGCGCTACAAGGTCGGCATCGCCCTCAAGACGCCCAAGATCCCCTACCGCGAGACCTTCAAGGGCAAGGCCGACGTGCAGGGCCGCCACAAGAAGCAGTCCGGCGGGCGCGGCCAGTTCGGCGACTGCTTCATCCGCCTGGAGCCCCTGCCCCGGGGCACGGGGTACGAGTACGTGGACGCCATCGTCGGCGGCTCCATCCCCCGCCAGTACATCCCCGCCGTGGACAAGGGCGTCCAGGAGGCCGCCGCGCGCGGCGTGCTGGCCGGCTACCCGGTGGTGGACTTCCGCGTGACCTGCTACGACGGCTCCTACCACGCGGTGGACTCCTCGGAAATGGCCTTCAAGATCGCCGGGTCCATCGCCTTCAAGAAGGCCGCCGAGGTGGCCAAGCCCGTGCTGCTCGAACCCATCGTCCAGGTCAGCGTGTTCGTGCCCGACGCGTTCATGGGTGATGTCATCGGCGACCTCTCCAGCCGCCGGGGCAAGGTCCTCGGTTCGGACTCCAAGGTCGGCATCACCGAGGTCAAGGCCCACGTGCCCATGGCCGAGGTGCTCCAGTACGCCCCGGACCTGCGCTCCATGACCGGCGGGCAGGGCACCTTCACCATGGAGTTCGACCACTACGAGGAGGCCCCGCCCCAGGTGGCCGAGAAGGTCATCGCCGAGAGCAGGAAGGACCAGGAGTAG
- a CDS encoding lysophospholipid acyltransferase family protein — MLRNLIFFIAFLPVTIFYSALAAGWRRFGPWAGRAWAGVVVRLTGLPLEVDLSALDPQQRYIFIVNHQSQLDIPVMTHVLRARHVGFVAKESLFRIPLFGKALECAGHVSVDRGNARRAMKSLEEAAAKAREGANILVFAEGTRQRNLEALGEFKPGGMILALKTGLPVAPIVVCGTGDALPKGSLLLRPATIRVRALAPVPAGSYTLKQREQFRDDLHALMNAAYQELRRG, encoded by the coding sequence ATGTTACGCAACCTGATTTTCTTCATCGCCTTCCTGCCGGTGACCATCTTCTATTCCGCCCTGGCCGCAGGGTGGCGCAGGTTCGGCCCCTGGGCCGGGCGGGCCTGGGCGGGCGTCGTGGTCCGGCTCACCGGTCTGCCCCTGGAGGTGGACCTCTCGGCCCTGGACCCGCAGCAGCGCTACATCTTCATCGTCAACCACCAGAGCCAGCTGGACATCCCGGTGATGACCCACGTCCTGCGCGCGCGCCACGTGGGTTTCGTAGCCAAGGAGTCGCTGTTCCGCATCCCGCTGTTCGGCAAGGCCCTGGAGTGCGCCGGGCACGTGAGCGTGGACCGCGGCAACGCCCGCCGGGCCATGAAGAGCCTGGAGGAGGCTGCGGCCAAGGCCCGCGAGGGCGCCAACATCCTGGTCTTCGCCGAGGGCACCCGCCAGCGGAACCTGGAGGCCCTGGGCGAGTTCAAGCCGGGCGGGATGATCCTGGCCCTGAAGACCGGGCTGCCCGTGGCGCCCATCGTGGTCTGCGGCACGGGCGACGCCCTGCCCAAGGGCAGCCTGCTGCTGCGCCCGGCGACCATCCGCGTGCGCGCCCTGGCGCCCGTGCCCGCCGGGAGCTACACCCTGAAGCAGCGCGAACAGTTCCGCGACGACCTGCACGCCCTGATGAACGCCGCCTACCAGGAGTTGCGCCGTGGGTGA
- a CDS encoding ribonuclease J produces the protein MGEHDVTLTPLGGLGEIGMNCMVLETRGSMFLIDCGLMFPDNYLYGIDVVIPRFDYVVENKERLHGIVLTHGHEDHIGALPWLLPHVSAPVYGSEFTLGLVAAKLREHNLEQYTDMRVVQDRERVQIGDFHVNFFPVCHSIVGGYGLGIESPAGRIVHTGDFKIDRTPTHGQETDLEAFERFSRPGVRLMLSDSTNIEREGHALTEREIKASLGEIFRTAPGRIIVTLFSSHIQRMQEIFELAEQYGRKVAVSGRSLVRNIELARELDYIRVSSGVLIPLEELPRHKDEELVLLVTGSQGEPLASLSRIAAGEHRQLRIKKGDLVLMSSRFIPGNVRAITQIINNLYRLGAEVLYEKVQAIHASGHAHREELRTMLQTVRPTFFVPVHGEYRHLVKHCRLARECGVAVERTLILEDGDPLTISPSSIRLHERVHTECIYVDGKGVGDVGQSVLKERQLLGGEGMVIVTLVVDKETGEILVGPDLASKGFVFEQRYSHVLEDAKCIILDIFENIRPGETSKLKERIRSSLRRFFRRVLDRDPVVVPLVMLV, from the coding sequence GTGGGTGAGCATGACGTGACCCTGACGCCCCTGGGCGGCCTGGGCGAGATCGGCATGAACTGCATGGTCCTGGAAACCCGGGGCTCCATGTTCCTTATCGACTGCGGGCTGATGTTCCCGGACAACTATCTCTACGGCATCGACGTGGTCATCCCGCGTTTCGATTACGTGGTGGAGAACAAGGAGCGCCTGCACGGCATCGTGCTGACCCACGGCCATGAGGACCATATCGGGGCCCTGCCCTGGCTGCTGCCCCACGTGAGCGCCCCGGTCTACGGCTCGGAGTTCACCCTGGGGCTGGTGGCGGCCAAGCTGCGCGAGCACAACCTGGAGCAGTACACCGACATGCGCGTGGTCCAGGACCGCGAGCGCGTCCAGATCGGCGACTTCCACGTCAATTTCTTCCCGGTGTGCCATTCCATCGTCGGCGGCTACGGCCTGGGCATCGAGAGCCCCGCCGGGCGCATCGTGCACACCGGCGACTTCAAGATCGACCGCACGCCCACCCACGGCCAGGAGACGGACCTGGAAGCCTTCGAGCGCTTCTCGCGGCCTGGGGTGCGGCTCATGCTGTCCGACTCCACCAACATCGAGCGCGAGGGCCACGCGCTCACCGAGCGCGAGATCAAGGCCTCCCTGGGCGAGATCTTCCGCACCGCCCCGGGGCGGATCATCGTGACCCTGTTCTCCAGCCACATCCAGCGCATGCAGGAGATCTTCGAGCTGGCCGAGCAGTACGGGCGCAAGGTGGCCGTCAGCGGCCGCAGCCTGGTGCGCAACATCGAGCTGGCCCGCGAGCTGGACTACATCCGCGTGTCCTCGGGGGTGCTCATCCCCCTGGAAGAGCTGCCCCGCCACAAGGACGAGGAACTGGTGCTGCTGGTCACGGGCTCCCAGGGCGAGCCCCTGGCCTCGCTGTCGCGCATCGCCGCCGGGGAGCACCGCCAGCTGCGCATCAAGAAGGGCGACCTGGTGCTCATGTCCTCGCGCTTCATCCCCGGCAACGTGCGGGCCATCACGCAGATCATCAACAATCTCTACCGCCTGGGCGCCGAGGTGCTCTACGAGAAGGTCCAGGCCATCCACGCCTCGGGCCACGCCCACCGCGAGGAGCTGCGCACCATGCTCCAGACCGTGCGCCCGACCTTCTTCGTGCCCGTGCACGGCGAGTACCGCCATCTGGTCAAGCACTGCCGCCTGGCCCGCGAGTGCGGCGTGGCCGTGGAGCGGACCCTGATCCTGGAGGACGGCGACCCCCTGACCATCAGCCCGTCGAGCATCCGCCTGCACGAGCGCGTGCACACCGAGTGCATCTACGTGGACGGCAAGGGCGTGGGCGACGTGGGCCAGAGCGTGCTCAAGGAGCGTCAGCTCCTGGGCGGCGAGGGCATGGTCATCGTGACGCTGGTGGTGGACAAGGAGACGGGCGAGATCCTCGTGGGCCCGGACCTGGCCTCCAAGGGTTTCGTCTTCGAGCAGCGCTACAGCCATGTGCTCGAAGACGCCAAGTGCATCATCCTGGACATCTTCGAGAACATCCGCCCCGGCGAAACCAGCAAGCTCAAGGAGCGCATCCGCTCCTCCCTGCGCCGCTTCTTCCGCCGCGTGCTGGACCGCGATCCGGTGGTGGTGCCGCTGGTGATGCTGGTCTAG